Proteins from one Dermacentor variabilis isolate Ectoservices chromosome 1, ASM5094787v1, whole genome shotgun sequence genomic window:
- the LOC142582124 gene encoding palmitoyl-protein thioesterase 1-like: MKFDLLLWTQLSLCIGVAFCGAHITNGDRIRPLSRDGESVSQAFPIVMWHGLGDSCCNPLSLGGFKNFLEQSIPGVYVNSLRIGTNMIDEIGNSYFMNTNAQVEEACNIIANDSKLSGGYNALGFSQGGQFLRAVAQRCPEPPIRNLISLGGQHQGVYGLPRCPGESSALCEYARKLLNIGAYWDVVQEHLVPAQYWQDPFDRHTYIAKSLFLSDINNERVKNETYKANLLKLNNLVLVLFENDTVVDPKATSWFGYYAEHDDKTIVPLHDQKIYTEDWIGLKELDQSGRLHFLSTLGDHLQFKDEWFTENIIKQYLL, encoded by the coding sequence ATGAAATTTGACTTGCTCTTATGGACTCAGCTCAGTCTGTGCATCGGTGTCGCGTTTTGCGGTGCGCACATAACTAATGGAGACAGGATCCGCCCTCTCAGCAGAGATGGCGAGAGCGTGTCGCAAGCTTTTCCCATCGTCATGTGGCACGGCCTGGGTGATTCTTGCTGCAATCCGCTGAGCTTGGGCGGATTCAAGAATTTCCTCGAGCAGTCTATCCCCGGCGTGTACGTGAACTCCTTGCGTATCGGTACCAATATGATCGACGAAATCGGCAACAGCTACTTCATGAACACGAACGCTCAGGTTGAAGAGGCTTGCAATATCATCGCTAACGACTCGAAGCTATCCGGGGGCTACAATGCGCTCGGCTTTTCCCAGGGCGGCCAGTTCCTAAGGGCAGTGGCGCAGAGGTGTCCTGAGCCGCCCATACGAAACCTCATCTCCCTCGGCGGGCAGCACCAGGGAGTCTACGGGCTTCCAAGGTGTCCCGGGGAAAGTTCGGCGCTCTGCGAGTATGCCAGGAAGCTTCTGAACATCGGCGCCTATTGGGACGTCGTTCAAGAACATCTGGTCCCCGCTCAGTACTGGCAGGACCCTTTCGACCGACATACGTACATTGCCAAGAGTCTTTTCCTCTCCGACATCAACAACGAGCGCGTCAAGAATGAGACCTACAAAGCCAACCTGCTCAAGCTGAATAATCTCGTGCTCGTCCTGTTCGAAAACGACACAGTGGTCGATCCCAAAGCAACCAGCTGGTTCGGCTACTACGCGGAGCACGACGACAAGACTATAGTGCCTCTGCACGACCAGAAGATCTACACGGAAGACTGGATTGGCCTCAAGGAGCTTGATCAGAGCGGCAGGCTTCACTTCTTGTCCACGCTTGGCGACCACCTTCAGTTCAAGGACGAGTGGTTCACAGAGAACATAATTAAGCAATATTTGCTGTGA